From the genome of Terriglobales bacterium:
ACCAACAAGAATCAGGCCGGTGTGTGGTTTTGAGCCCTACAACTGTTAACAACACTTGCGCACAGCGCACATCCGGATTGTCGGCCATCTGCGGTAATTGGCTGACGCCCAATTTCGCTAACTTCGAATCTCTTTGGTTTCCGACTGCAAACTCCCCAGAGTACATTCCGAGCACGTCAACGGTGTCAACCACTTGGCAAAAGACAATAGCCTGTTGCAGAAGTGATTGTGCTGTAGCGTGTTTTCAGAACCATAAGAGTGGCACAAGGTTTGCATTTTAGGTTTAGCGCCGAGGAGCGAACATGGGGAATCTTGCGGTGACCATACCGCCGTCTTTAGAGAACTTGGTTCGAGATTTTTCCAATCAGAGCAAAATATCGGTCGACAGTCTGGTGGGCGCAGCGCTGAGTACTTACCTGGAATCCTTAACGCCGCGGATTTACCAGGTCTCGACGTCAACTGCTTTAGTCGAAGGCATCTACACCGGTTCACACTGTTCATCGACGCTCTTGCAGCATGGCGATTTTGGCCTTGGCGCCTTCGAAGGGCTCGACGGCGAGATGATCATCCTCGATGGCGAGATTTATCAAGCTGCGGGAACTGTACGTCACCGCGCCGATGAGTTTCTTATCCCGTTCGCCGCGGTAACGCAATTTCGCAAGATGGAAATCTTCGAAATCGGAGCAGTTGCATGTTTGAAGGACATAGAACTAGCCTGCGACCAGCACCGGGTCTCTCAGAATCTTTTTTACGCAGTGCGCCTGGATGGTGTCTTCGACACGATGCACACGCGGGCTGTCCACGCTGTTCCGCAAAACACTCGACTTCTGGACGCGGCAAAAGCGGAGCTCGAGTTCCACTTTGATACTGTGGCAGGTACGCTCGTCTGCCTGTGGTCGCCGAGGTACTCGAGCGCATTCAGCGTACCTGGATATCACTTTCACTTTCTCTCTGATGACCGCACAAAAGGCGGGCACGTCCTGAATTGCACCGCGCGAAAGCTTCAGGCAAGTATCCAAACAATTTTCGAATACGACATCCGTCTCCCAGAAACGGGGTCGTTCTTGACCACTGACCTAAGCAAAGACCCAACCTCCGATCTTGGAAAAACGGAGTAGATCAGACTAAGGGAAAAAAGAACATGGCCACCGCCCAACAAATGGCGAATCCAAATACAGAAAGCTCTCAACAGATAAAGACAGGTGCCGATGTAGTCGTTGAAACGCTGGAGGCGCATGGGGTGACCTACGTCTTCGGTGTACCCGGCGCGAAGATTGACAAAGTATTCGACAGACTTCTCGACTCCAGCATAAAAACCGTGGTGTGCCGCCACGAACAGAACGCAGCGTTTATAGCGGGCGGCATCGGTCGAATGACCGGGAAAGCAGGTGTCGCGCTCGTCACCTCGGGTCCGGGAGTCTCCAATCTCGCTACCGGACTTGTCACTGCGAATTCTGAAGGTGACCCGATTGTTGCCTTGGGAGGCGGTGTCGCCGTCGCGGATCGACTGAAGTCGCTTCATCAGTCGCTGGATTCGGTAGCGCTCTGCCGGCCCGTAACGAAATATGCCGCCGAGATCGATTCTCCAGCAGCTACGGCGGAGGTGCTGTCAGCCGCATTTCGCGCAGCCGAAGGTGACCGTCCCGGCGCAGCATTCGTGAGCCTTCCCGTCGACATCGCGACCGGTGAAGCCAAATGCGATCCGATTCGTCTATCTTCATTTGTCGGGCTTGGACCAGCTTCCGGGCGATCTCTTTCCGAAGCTGCCCGTCTCATCAATTCCGCGAAGTCTCCTGTGATCTTGCTGGGATTGATGGCGAGTAAATCAAAATTTTCCGAGGCGATTCGTAATTTGCTGAGCACCACGACGCTTCCGGTAGTGGGAACGTTTCAAGCTTCGGGAGCTCTTTCGCGGCATGAGTTCCCATACTTCGGAGGGCGCGTCGGACAATTAGCGAATCAACCAGCAGATGCGCTGCTGGATTCAGGCGATGTCGTCATCACCATTGGTTATGATGCGGTTGAATACTGGCCGTCCATCTGGAACAAGGAGAAACAGCGGCCGATTATTCATATCGATGTCGTGCCGGCGAACATCGAGAATAACTACTGTCCTGCTGTTGAGCTGATCGGGGATATTGAAGAGACACTGGTTGCTCTATCTCCGCTTCTACATCGTGGTCACCTCGCTCACGAATCTGCTGAACTGCTTCAAATCATCTCTCAGGATCGAGAACGGCTAATGGCGGAGGCCGCGACTAAGTCTGGTGTTCCCGTTCATCCTTTGCGTATCATCAGCGAACTGCAACAGATTCTCACGCCCGACATGACAGTGTGCTCGGACATGGGCAGCTTTAGCCTCTATCTGTGTCGCTATCTTTTCAGCTTTCGCGCGCGGCAGTTTCTCATCACCAACGGTCAGCAAACACTAGGCGTGGCTCTGCCCTGGGCCATCGCCGCCAGCATCGTCCGTCCTCACGAAAAGGTGCTTTCGATTTCCGGAGATGGTGGATTCCTGTTCTCGGCAAATGAACTAGAAACAGCCGTCCGCCTAAATTCGCACCTTGTTCATATGATCTGGATCGATGGCCATTACGACATGGTCGGCACGCAGGAGGAAATCAAGTACAACCGTACTTCGGGAGTTGATTTTGGTCCTGTCGACTACATTAGGTATGCGGAAGCGTTTGGCGCCACTGCATTCCAGATCCAGCGCTCGGAGGATATTAGGCCGGTCCTCAAGAAGGCATTCGATACGCCAGGCCCAGTGCTCGTCGGAGTGCATGTGGATTATCGAGACAATAGCAAGTTGTTCGAACACGTTCACGAAGGAAGCATCCTGTAGCGGGGTGACCCACCTTGCAGGTCACAATCTGAGA
Proteins encoded in this window:
- the budA gene encoding acetolactate decarboxylase; this encodes MGNLAVTIPPSLENLVRDFSNQSKISVDSLVGAALSTYLESLTPRIYQVSTSTALVEGIYTGSHCSSTLLQHGDFGLGAFEGLDGEMIILDGEIYQAAGTVRHRADEFLIPFAAVTQFRKMEIFEIGAVACLKDIELACDQHRVSQNLFYAVRLDGVFDTMHTRAVHAVPQNTRLLDAAKAELEFHFDTVAGTLVCLWSPRYSSAFSVPGYHFHFLSDDRTKGGHVLNCTARKLQASIQTIFEYDIRLPETGSFLTTDLSKDPTSDLGKTE
- the alsS gene encoding acetolactate synthase AlsS, translating into MATAQQMANPNTESSQQIKTGADVVVETLEAHGVTYVFGVPGAKIDKVFDRLLDSSIKTVVCRHEQNAAFIAGGIGRMTGKAGVALVTSGPGVSNLATGLVTANSEGDPIVALGGGVAVADRLKSLHQSLDSVALCRPVTKYAAEIDSPAATAEVLSAAFRAAEGDRPGAAFVSLPVDIATGEAKCDPIRLSSFVGLGPASGRSLSEAARLINSAKSPVILLGLMASKSKFSEAIRNLLSTTTLPVVGTFQASGALSRHEFPYFGGRVGQLANQPADALLDSGDVVITIGYDAVEYWPSIWNKEKQRPIIHIDVVPANIENNYCPAVELIGDIEETLVALSPLLHRGHLAHESAELLQIISQDRERLMAEAATKSGVPVHPLRIISELQQILTPDMTVCSDMGSFSLYLCRYLFSFRARQFLITNGQQTLGVALPWAIAASIVRPHEKVLSISGDGGFLFSANELETAVRLNSHLVHMIWIDGHYDMVGTQEEIKYNRTSGVDFGPVDYIRYAEAFGATAFQIQRSEDIRPVLKKAFDTPGPVLVGVHVDYRDNSKLFEHVHEGSIL